The following are encoded in a window of Lacinutrix sp. WUR7 genomic DNA:
- a CDS encoding universal stress protein, which produces MKKILLPTDFSENAMNAIVYALKLFKDEECTFYILNTYTPVVYQMEFMQASSAQFELLDIVRNSSLNGLSAIKDEIHKTYFNAKHTIETISTFNSLISEIKELVKSKNIDMVVMGTQGASDVKGVLFGSNTIHVINSVKSPVLAIPSGFYFEAPHEVLFPSDYEVDFQDSQILPIVNLASQYHSRVNILHVNFGEALSKKQQVNKAKLEGYFKNVAHLFHDVKNKNIDEAINEFQRKSRINLLVMINNKHSFFENIFFKSTIKRIGFRLTTPFLVIPSKQ; this is translated from the coding sequence ATGAAAAAAATATTATTACCAACCGATTTTTCAGAGAATGCAATGAATGCTATTGTTTATGCATTAAAGTTGTTTAAAGATGAAGAATGCACTTTTTATATTTTAAATACATACACGCCAGTTGTTTATCAAATGGAGTTTATGCAAGCTAGTTCAGCACAATTTGAATTATTAGATATTGTAAGGAACAGTTCTTTAAATGGTTTGTCTGCGATTAAGGATGAGATACATAAAACGTATTTTAATGCGAAACATACCATTGAAACGATTTCTACATTTAACAGCTTAATCTCTGAAATAAAAGAACTTGTGAAATCTAAGAATATAGATATGGTTGTTATGGGAACACAAGGAGCATCAGATGTAAAAGGTGTTCTATTTGGTTCTAATACAATACATGTTATTAATTCTGTGAAGTCACCAGTTTTAGCTATTCCAAGTGGCTTTTATTTTGAAGCACCTCATGAAGTATTATTTCCTTCAGATTATGAAGTAGATTTTCAAGATAGTCAAATACTACCAATAGTCAATTTGGCTTCTCAATATCATTCTCGAGTGAATATTCTTCATGTGAATTTTGGAGAAGCGCTTTCCAAAAAACAACAAGTAAACAAAGCGAAACTAGAGGGGTATTTTAAAAATGTTGCGCATCTATTTCATGATGTTAAAAATAAAAACATCGATGAAGCGATTAATGAATTTCAAAGAAAATCTAGAATTAATCTATTGGTAATGATCAATAATAAACATTCTTTTTTTGAAAACATATTCTTTAAATCCACAATAAAACGAATAGGATTCCGACTAACTACTCCGTTTTTGGTAATACCTTCTAAACAATAA